From the genome of Vibrio orientalis CIP 102891 = ATCC 33934:
GAATGGATTGAGAAAGCTCGCCAAAGCGGCGCTGAACTGACGTTTGGTGGTGAGCGTTTGAATCTTGAACACGAAGGTTACTACATGTCGCCAACACTGTTCCTGAATACGCAAAATAGTTGGGAAGTGAACCAAGAAGAAGTGTTTGCGCCAATGGCGAGCGTGATTCGAGTCTCTGATCTCGATGAAGCGATTAGCGTGGTTAATGATACTCGCTTTGGTCTAACGGGCGGGATCATCACCCAAAGCCTGCGTAACAGCGCCATCTTCAAGCAGCAAGCTCAGACAGGCTGTGTGATGGTCAACCTACCAACCGCAGGGACTGATTACCACGTTCCATTTGGTGGGCGTAAAGAATCTAGCTTTGGTCCACGTGAGCAAGGCCAATACGCGAAAGAGTTCTATACCGTGGTGAAAACTGCTTACCAACGTCCTTACTAACAGGATGAGGGAGCAGAGCCGTTCTGCTCCCGACTCGATAAGAAGTAATTAAAGGGACAGGGAAAGATTAAGGAGTGGTTATGTACCAAGAACGAATTGTCATCGATGGTCTACAGTACTGCAATTGGGATCGAGAGTACTTCCAAACACTGAAGGCGAGCGGGATCACTGCAGTTCATGCAACGATTGTTTATCACGAAAATGCGCGTGAAACACTGACTCGATTTGCTGAATGGAACTTACGTTTTGAGCAAAATGCTGATCTTATTATGCCTATCTATTCAATGGCTGATGTCGAGGTGGCGAAAGCACAAGGTAAAGTCGGTGTCTTCTTTGGCGCGCAAAACTGCTCTCCGATTGATGATGAAATTGGTCTTATCGAAGTGATGCGCCGTCAAGGTCTTCTGATCATGCAGCTGACTTACAACAACCAGAGCTTACTTGCGACGGGCTGTTACGAGCAAAATGATTCGGGTGTGACGCGATTTGGTAAACAAGCGATCGAAGAAATGAACCGAGTCGGTATGATCATTGATATGTCGCACAGTGCGGAGCGCTCAACACTTGAAGCGATTGATCTCTCTTCTCGTCCTATCTGTATCAGTCATGCCAACCCAACGTTTGCTCATGATGCTCTGCGTAATAAATCCAATACGGTCATTCAGGCGCTAACCCAGCGTGGCGGTTTGATTGGCTTCAGTTTGTACCCATTCCACCTGCCAAATGGCAGTCAATGTAGCCTTGATGATTTTTGTCAAATGGTGGCGAAAACCGCAGACCTATTTGGGGTTGAACATCTGGGCATTGGTAGTGATCTGTGCCTAAACCAACCACAGCAAGTGCTGGAATGGATGCGCAATGGCCGTTGGTCGAAAGCGATGGATTACGGCGAAGGCTCTGCAAA
Proteins encoded in this window:
- a CDS encoding aldehyde dehydrogenase family protein, whose amino-acid sequence is EWIEKARQSGAELTFGGERLNLEHEGYYMSPTLFLNTQNSWEVNQEEVFAPMASVIRVSDLDEAISVVNDTRFGLTGGIITQSLRNSAIFKQQAQTGCVMVNLPTAGTDYHVPFGGRKESSFGPREQGQYAKEFYTVVKTAYQRPY
- a CDS encoding membrane dipeptidase → MYQERIVIDGLQYCNWDREYFQTLKASGITAVHATIVYHENARETLTRFAEWNLRFEQNADLIMPIYSMADVEVAKAQGKVGVFFGAQNCSPIDDEIGLIEVMRRQGLLIMQLTYNNQSLLATGCYEQNDSGVTRFGKQAIEEMNRVGMIIDMSHSAERSTLEAIDLSSRPICISHANPTFAHDALRNKSNTVIQALTQRGGLIGFSLYPFHLPNGSQCSLDDFCQMVAKTADLFGVEHLGIGSDLCLNQPQQVLEWMRNGRWSKAMDYGEGSANNSGWPDALPWFSGSQGMENIYNGLIRHGFSESEAGQILGGNWFNFLKEGLEPIS